The nucleotide window GGATCGCGACGGCGTAGATGGCCAGGCCGAGCAGGGCGACGACGCCGGCGACCAGGGGTGCTGCCGCCAGCGGGGCGATGCCGACCTGGCCGAGGACGACGGCGAGGTACATGCCGATGGTGACGAAGTCGCCGTGGGCGAAGTTCACGATGTTGGTCACGCCGAAGCTGAGCGCGAGGCCGGCGCTCACCAGGCTGTAGACCCCGCCAAGCAGCAGGCCGGTGATCAACGTCTGCAGGAAGGTCGACACGGTCACCTCCGCACGGGGGTGGTGGCCAGACTCGCCGGCCAGACCGTTCGCGGGCGCCCGTCCTGCCACTGGATCATGATCGGCGTGACCGCCGCGTTCGCCCCGGTCGCGTCGAAGCCGACCTTGCCCGGCGGCATCGAGGACGGCTCACCCGAGGTGAACGGCGCCTGCCGTAGCGCTGTGGCGACCTTGGCCGGATCGGTGCTCGCGGCCTTCTCCATCGCGGCCGCGACGAGGTGGACCGCGACCCATGTCTCGCCCGCCTCGTTCGGCATGAACGGAGCGCCGTACGCGCCGTGATACCGCTGTGCCACCTGCTGGACGCCGGGCAGCTTGAGGTCGTCGTTCCAGCCGGAGATGGCAAGGATCCCGTTCACGTCGGGGCCGAGCGAGGAGCCCAGGTCCGCGCCGAGGAAACCGGTCCCGCCGCTGCCCACCACAGGAGTTTTGACGCCCCGGGCACGAAGCCCCTTGATGATCAGTGTGAGATCGGCCGCCGACCCGGCTCCGAAGATCGCATCGGCGTGGCTCGCGGCGAGCGCGGTCACGATGGGCCCCGCGTCCGTGAGGCCTGGGGTGTACAGCTGATAGTCCGTGACCTTCAGGCCCTGCTGCGCGGCATACGTGCGCAGCGTCTCCGACTGGGCCTTCGACGCCGCGTCGTTGGAGGAGAAGACCGCCACATTCTTCGGCGTCCGCCCCTTGGCCAGGGCGAGGTAATCCTTGACCGCGGCGGGACCGGTCGCGCTCGTACCGGCGGGCAGCCTGAAGGTGTACTTGTATCCGCGTTGCACCAGCTGATCGATGAGTGACTGGGTGACGAACGGCACATGCTGGCGTTCGGCGACGGTCGAGGCGGTCAGCGACATGCTGCTCAGGAAGCATCCGACGATCGCCGCGGCATGGTCGGTGGTGATCAGTTTGGTGGTCGCGGTCTGTGCCTGGCTGGGATCGGTCGAACCCGTGTCCGCGGAGACGACGCGCAGCTTCGCTCCGCCCAGGGCATGGATGCCGCCCGCCGCGTTGATCTCGTCCACGGCCAGTTTCAGGCCGCGCAGGGAGTTCTGTCCGTTCTCCGCCCAGACTCCGGTGAGCGGATAGGGCGCTCCCAGGGTGATATCCCCGCCGGTCGTATGACTGGGCTTTTTCTGGATCGCGACCCCGCTACCGCAGGCCGCCAGCGAGAGGGACAGCACGAACGCCGAGGCGGTCGTGCGCATGAATATCCGGCCTGTCAGGGCCATGGTGTCCTCACTAATCGGATCAGTGAATTCGCCGGATGGACTGCGTGCGTCCACCGCGGATGTGCAACAGCACCGCCCCGAGTGACATCGGGCCGGTGGCGAGTTCGTACGGCGGCATGGTCGCCGGGTCGCCACCTTGCAGGGTGGTGACCCAATGGGCGGGATCGATGCCGGTGACCCCGCCGAGCCGCCCGGTCATGCCGACGTCGGTGACCAGGGCGGTGCCTTGGGGCAGGAGGTGCAGGTGGTGGGTGGCCTCGTGGGTGTGGGTGCCCAGGACGGCGGCCGCGTGCCCGGCGACGGCGTGGGCGAATGCCTGTTTCTCGCTGACCACGAGCCCGTGCAGGTCGACGATGACCGTGCCGGTCCTGGGCGCGGCGGTCCAGGACGGCCACAGCGGCTGGACACCGAGCGGCCGGTCGAGCCAGCGCTGGAACCTCGGTGCCGCTTCGACGACCGCCGACGTGCTCATCAGGTTGATGACGGTGACCTGTTGTCCCGCCATCTCGACGCGGACTGCGCCGTGCCCCGGTATGCCGGGTGGCATGTTCGCCGGACGCAGCACTCGGGGATGGGCCAGCGTGCGCTCGACCTCGGCCATGTCGCCGTCCCACGCGTGGTTACCGCTGGTGATCACGTCCACGCCGGACTGGAACAGCGCATCGACGATCTCATGGCTCATCCCGAAGCCGGTGCGGATCTGCGGGCCGCTGCGCAGTGCGTTCTCCGCGTTGGCCACCACGAAGTCGACATCGTGCTCGCGCCGCAGCGCCGGCATCCGTTCGGCCACGTACGCCGCCGCCTCCGGGCCGACAATGTCGCCCAGAAACAGCACGTGTAGTTCCTCGATCGTCATGGGTTCAGTTATACTCATCTACACATCTACATGTGATGAACGGAGATCCAACCTCAGATGAACTCCGATCCCCTCGCGGCGGCCGGCACGCCGCTCCCACGTACTCCCGGGGTTGCGGTCTGGGAAGCGGTGCGCGCCGATCTGCTGTCCCGCATCAAGCGCGGCGACCATGCCCCCGACGAACAGCTGCCGAGCGAGACGGCGCTCGCCCAGAATTACGGCGTCAACCGGCTGACCGTCCGCCGCGCCCTGAACGAGCTGGCTCGCGTCGGAGTACTGCGCACGATGCATGGAGTGGGGTCGTTCGTCGCTCCACAGCTCATGCGGCATCGCATCGACGACGGCCGGATCAGCCTGCTGGAGTCCATGAGCGGACGCGGCCACAACGTGACCCAGCACATTCTGGAGACCGTCGAACACCCCGGCCCACGGCGTGCGGCCGGAGTACCCGAGCTGGCACAGGTCGCCGGGTTCGGTCTCAGCGACCCGTCCGAGCTGTGGACGTTCCCCGACTTCCCCGGTCCGCTCATCGAACATCGATACGTTCTGGATCTCGATGAGACGCCCTGGTGCACGTCGTTCGCCGTGGTGCCGAAGGCCCTCGTCCCCGCCGACTGGGACGGCACCGAGAGCATCTTCTCCGCGCTCGCCAAAACCCACGGCCTCGCCGTCCGCCGCGATGACCGGCGTTTCTCCGCCATCCTCGCCGACACTCGGGACGCCGCGCTGTTGCACGTCCCGGCCGGTGCCGCGCTGCTGCTGCTCAGCGGCACCAACGTCGACCAGGACGGCCGGATCGTCGCTTACATCGTCCACCACATCCGCGGCGACCGAGCCGAGTACGCGCTGCGGGTACCGGGCCCCTCGATCGGTCCCGGCGAGGAGGCGTGATGCCCGGCACCGTGACGGTCAACGGGACGACGTACGCCCTGCCACGGCGGCCCACCGTGGCGATCACCGTCGACGGGTGCGCGGTGGACTACCTCACCGCCGCCATCGACGGCGGCCACATGCCGCACCTGGAAGCCCTGATCGCCGGGGGTGGGTTCAGCGCCGACGCGCTGTCGGAGATGCCCAGCCTGACCAACCCGAACAACATCTCCATCGTCACAGGAGTGGCGCCGGCGATACACGGAATCGTCGGGAACTACTACCGCGACTCCTCCGGAGCCGAGCGGCAGCTCACCGACCCCGCGGACCTCCGTGCCCCTTCGGTTCCCGCGGTCCTGCGCGATGCCGGTGTCCCGGTCCTGGTCGTCACCGCGAAGGAGAAACTCCGCCGTCTCCTCGCCGCCGGTGGCGTACCGGCCGTCAGCGTCGAGCACGCGGCGACGCAACCGATCGCCCCGTACGGCCTGGGCAGCGCCGCCGACCTGGTCGGACGCCCGGCCCCGCACATCTACGAGTGGGACGCCAGCATCTACGCGCTCGACATCGGGCTCGCGGCCCACCGGCACGCCGGGCCTCTCGGCCTGCTGTACGTCTCCTTCACCGACTACGTCCAGCACCGCGAGCCTCCCGGTTCCGCGCTGGCCAACCGCTTCTACGCGGCTTTCGACGACCGCCTCGCCGAGTACCTGGACCTTGGTTTTCTCGTCGGCATCACCGCCGACCACGGCATGAACGCCAAGCATCACCCCGACGGCTCCCCACGGCTCGTCCACCTGGAGGACACTCTGCGCGCGGCCGGCCTGCACGGCCACGCCGTCCTGCCCATCACCGACCCTTACGTCGCACACCACGGCTCGCTGGGGTCGTTCGCCTGGCTGTACGTCGACCCCGCCGGCCGCGACACCGCGATCGAGGTACTCGGCAACACCCACGGCATCGCCGAGGTCTACACGGCCGCCGAGGCGGCGGCCGGCTTCGAACTCCCACCCGACCGGGTCGGAGACATCGCGGTCACCGCGAACAGAAACACCGTCCTCGGCCGCTCCACGGCGTTCCACGCCGCGGCCCCGATACCCGCGAACCTGCGCTCACACGGCGGCAGCTACGAACAACGCATTCCGCTGATCCTGAGCGAGACACCATCGCCTGGCTACCTGAGCGCCCACCAGGACCGCCCATTCCGCAACCGGTACATCCTCGACATGCTGCTCAACGGCTGCGCCTAGGACTTGTTTTGTGGATCTTGGTCGGTGAGTGTGGGTTGATGGCGTGTCATGGTGCGTCGTCATGAGTTGAGTGATGCCGCGTGGGCGCGGATCGAGCCGTTGTTGCCTGCTCATCCGCGTCAGGGCGGGCGGTGGCGGGATCACCGGCAGGTGGTCAACGGAATCGTGTGGAAGATCCGCACGGGCGCCGATTGGCGGGACATCCCGGAACGGTATGGGCCCTGGCAGACGGTCTATCAACGGTTCCGCTGCTGGTCCGCTGATGGGACCTGGGACCGCCTGCTCGAACACGTCCAGGTCCACGATGATGCGATCGGTGAGGTGGACATGACGGGTGTGTGCGTGGACTCCACCATCGTGCGCGCTCATCAGCATTCCGCAGGCGCCCGCAAAAAGGGGACCCTGCCGGGACGAACGGGCAGCAAGATCACCAAACGGACCGAGCGCTCGGACGATCCCGCGGCGGGCTGACCACCAAGGTCCACCTGGCCTGTGACGGACGCGGCCTGCCGCTGGCGTTCGTGATCACGGGCGGCAACATCAACGACTGCACCCGCCTGATCCAGGTCATCGAAGCGATCCGGATCCCCCGCACCCACGCGGGGCGGCCGCGCGTCCGGCCGACCCACCTCATCGCCGACAAGGGCTATTCCACCAACAAGATCCGCCTCTACCTGCGCCGCCGCCGGATCCCGCACACCATCCCCGAACGCCGTGACCAACTCGCCGTGCGCGCCCGGCGTGGTTGGCGCCGCTGCGGCTTCGACAAGGAGATCTACCGGCGCCGCAACGTCGTCGAACGCTGCTTCGGCCAC belongs to Actinoallomurus bryophytorum and includes:
- a CDS encoding ABC transporter substrate-binding protein, whose product is MALTGRIFMRTTASAFVLSLSLAACGSGVAIQKKPSHTTGGDITLGAPYPLTGVWAENGQNSLRGLKLAVDEINAAGGIHALGGAKLRVVSADTGSTDPSQAQTATTKLITTDHAAAIVGCFLSSMSLTASTVAERQHVPFVTQSLIDQLVQRGYKYTFRLPAGTSATGPAAVKDYLALAKGRTPKNVAVFSSNDAASKAQSETLRTYAAQQGLKVTDYQLYTPGLTDAGPIVTALAASHADAIFGAGSAADLTLIIKGLRARGVKTPVVGSGGTGFLGADLGSSLGPDVNGILAISGWNDDLKLPGVQQVAQRYHGAYGAPFMPNEAGETWVAVHLVAAAMEKAASTDPAKVATALRQAPFTSGEPSSMPPGKVGFDATGANAAVTPIMIQWQDGRPRTVWPASLATTPVRR
- a CDS encoding YmdB family metallophosphoesterase, whose product is MTIEELHVLFLGDIVGPEAAAYVAERMPALRREHDVDFVVANAENALRSGPQIRTGFGMSHEIVDALFQSGVDVITSGNHAWDGDMAEVERTLAHPRVLRPANMPPGIPGHGAVRVEMAGQQVTVINLMSTSAVVEAAPRFQRWLDRPLGVQPLWPSWTAAPRTGTVIVDLHGLVVSEKQAFAHAVAGHAAAVLGTHTHEATHHLHLLPQGTALVTDVGMTGRLGGVTGIDPAHWVTTLQGGDPATMPPYELATGPMSLGAVLLHIRGGRTQSIRRIH
- a CDS encoding GntR family transcriptional regulator codes for the protein MNSDPLAAAGTPLPRTPGVAVWEAVRADLLSRIKRGDHAPDEQLPSETALAQNYGVNRLTVRRALNELARVGVLRTMHGVGSFVAPQLMRHRIDDGRISLLESMSGRGHNVTQHILETVEHPGPRRAAGVPELAQVAGFGLSDPSELWTFPDFPGPLIEHRYVLDLDETPWCTSFAVVPKALVPADWDGTESIFSALAKTHGLAVRRDDRRFSAILADTRDAALLHVPAGAALLLLSGTNVDQDGRIVAYIVHHIRGDRAEYALRVPGPSIGPGEEA
- a CDS encoding alkaline phosphatase family protein; its protein translation is MPGTVTVNGTTYALPRRPTVAITVDGCAVDYLTAAIDGGHMPHLEALIAGGGFSADALSEMPSLTNPNNISIVTGVAPAIHGIVGNYYRDSSGAERQLTDPADLRAPSVPAVLRDAGVPVLVVTAKEKLRRLLAAGGVPAVSVEHAATQPIAPYGLGSAADLVGRPAPHIYEWDASIYALDIGLAAHRHAGPLGLLYVSFTDYVQHREPPGSALANRFYAAFDDRLAEYLDLGFLVGITADHGMNAKHHPDGSPRLVHLEDTLRAAGLHGHAVLPITDPYVAHHGSLGSFAWLYVDPAGRDTAIEVLGNTHGIAEVYTAAEAAAGFELPPDRVGDIAVTANRNTVLGRSTAFHAAAPIPANLRSHGGSYEQRIPLILSETPSPGYLSAHQDRPFRNRYILDMLLNGCA